One segment of Jatrophihabitans sp. DNA contains the following:
- a CDS encoding menaquinone biosynthesis protein, translating to MTELSNARPRVGHIQFLNCLPIYWGLVRSGALLDLELTKDTPDNLNQLLVQGGLDIGPISLVEYLRHADQLLLLPDIAVGSDGPVLSVDLVSQRPLAELDSRPVALGSTSRTSVLLAQLWLREVHHVEPEYFSCPPNLTAMMLEADAAVVIGDVALRATYEGASLGLDVHDLGQAWRSWTGLPMVFAVWAVRREFAAENPGLVKDVHAAFVSSRDEALAHVDEVAAQAARWEVFDASTLAHYFRTLDFSLGERQLAGLLEFSRRAAAVGAVAGPVTPEFAQV from the coding sequence GTGACGGAGCTGTCCAACGCCAGGCCACGGGTCGGCCACATCCAATTTTTGAACTGCCTGCCGATCTATTGGGGCCTGGTGCGCTCGGGCGCCCTGCTGGACCTGGAGTTGACCAAGGACACTCCCGACAACCTCAATCAGCTGCTGGTGCAGGGCGGGCTAGACATCGGCCCGATCTCGCTGGTCGAGTACCTGCGCCATGCCGACCAGCTGCTGTTGCTGCCTGACATCGCGGTCGGCTCGGACGGCCCGGTGCTCTCGGTCGACCTGGTCTCCCAGCGTCCGCTGGCCGAACTGGACTCCCGCCCGGTCGCGCTGGGATCGACCTCGCGCACCTCGGTGCTGCTGGCCCAGCTGTGGCTGCGTGAGGTTCACCATGTCGAACCCGAGTACTTCAGCTGCCCACCGAACCTGACCGCGATGATGCTCGAAGCCGACGCCGCGGTGGTGATCGGCGATGTCGCCCTGCGGGCGACCTATGAGGGCGCCAGCCTGGGGCTGGACGTGCACGACCTGGGGCAGGCCTGGCGGTCGTGGACCGGGCTGCCGATGGTCTTCGCGGTGTGGGCGGTCCGGCGCGAGTTCGCGGCCGAGAACCCCGGACTGGTCAAGGATGTGCACGCCGCCTTCGTCAGCAGCCGGGACGAGGCGCTGGCCCATGTCGACGAGGTGGCCGCCCAGGCCGCTCGCTGGGAGGTCTTCGACGCTTCGACGCTGGCCCACTACTTCCGGACCCTGGACTTCTCCCTCGGCGAGCGGCAGCTGGCCGGCCTGCTGGAGTTCTCTCGCCGGGCGGCCGCGGTGGGCGCTGTCGCCGGCCCGGTGACACCGGAGTTCGCGCAGGTCTGA
- a CDS encoding 4'-phosphopantetheinyl transferase superfamily protein → MLSVSGVRADRADVSVLDERERRRAVKFVREADRHSYLAAHIGLRHVLSRQLGLAPGQVEFIREACPNCGALHGRPAVAGHPLHFSLSHGGDLVLVAVAGTPVGVDVEAVPDEQVAVDLSTRLHPGEQREIAAAPDLRTAFARMWTRKEAYLKGIGTGLSRSLRADYLGSAGLAALPPGWNVLDVPVPAGHAGAVAVRGTAAAARVLDLPAAAIEGEDIRWPQ, encoded by the coding sequence GTGCTGTCGGTGTCGGGCGTGCGCGCCGACCGGGCCGATGTCTCGGTGCTCGACGAGCGGGAGCGGCGGCGGGCCGTCAAGTTCGTCCGTGAGGCCGACCGGCACAGCTACCTGGCAGCCCACATCGGGCTGCGCCACGTGCTGAGCCGGCAGCTTGGCCTCGCCCCCGGGCAGGTGGAGTTCATCCGTGAGGCCTGCCCGAACTGCGGCGCGCTGCACGGACGCCCGGCGGTGGCCGGTCACCCGTTGCACTTCTCGCTGTCCCACGGTGGCGATCTGGTGCTGGTGGCAGTCGCCGGAACGCCGGTCGGAGTGGACGTCGAGGCGGTGCCCGACGAGCAGGTCGCGGTTGACTTGAGCACCCGGCTGCATCCGGGCGAGCAGCGCGAGATCGCCGCCGCGCCGGACCTGCGGACTGCCTTCGCCAGGATGTGGACGCGCAAGGAGGCCTACCTGAAGGGCATCGGCACCGGCCTGTCGCGCAGCCTGCGCGCCGACTACCTCGGCAGCGCCGGGCTGGCCGCGCTGCCGCCCGGCTGGAACGTGCTGGACGTGCCGGTGCCGGCCGGGCACGCGGGCGCCGTCGCGGTGCGTGGCACGGCGGCCGCGGCCCGGGTGCTGGACCTGCCGGCGGCGGCCATCGAAGGAGAGGACATTCGATGGCCGCAGTGA
- a CDS encoding type II toxin-antitoxin system prevent-host-death family antitoxin — protein sequence MEQVGVRELRQNASALLDRVAAGVTIEITNHGHPVAQLVPVGQRRRSRADLIAGGELQPGRGDVLGVEPIHAPAGSPATEELLAGLREDR from the coding sequence ATGGAGCAGGTGGGGGTGCGCGAGCTACGCCAGAACGCCAGCGCGCTGCTGGACCGGGTCGCGGCCGGAGTGACGATCGAGATCACCAACCACGGCCATCCGGTGGCCCAGCTCGTGCCGGTCGGCCAGCGGCGACGGAGCCGGGCCGACCTGATCGCCGGCGGCGAGCTGCAGCCCGGCCGCGGTGACGTGCTGGGCGTCGAGCCGATCCACGCCCCCGCCGGGTCGCCCGCGACCGAGGAGTTGCTCGCTGGCCTGCGCGAGGACCGTTGA
- a CDS encoding DUF4229 domain-containing protein, producing the protein MSDQPRPPSPGQTLGAMWLYTVLRFGLFLALWGLLYLARVPTLLAATIALVLSIPLSYILLRKQRDRLAANLEARVTARQAQRHDLDAQLTGDTEGEADSQAGADAADSQAPGAKRDPGAGRSAQQ; encoded by the coding sequence ATGAGCGACCAGCCGCGCCCGCCGTCGCCGGGCCAGACGCTGGGCGCGATGTGGCTCTACACCGTGCTGCGGTTCGGCCTGTTCCTGGCGCTGTGGGGGCTGCTCTACCTAGCCCGGGTGCCCACCCTGCTCGCCGCGACCATCGCGCTGGTGCTGTCCATCCCGCTGTCCTACATCCTGTTGCGCAAGCAGCGCGACCGGCTGGCCGCCAACCTCGAGGCCAGGGTGACGGCCCGCCAGGCGCAGCGGCACGACCTCGACGCCCAGCTCACCGGCGACACCGAGGGCGAGGCTGACTCCCAGGCTGGCGCAGACGCCGCCGACAGCCAAGCGCCCGGGGCCAAGCGGGACCCAGGCGCAGGCCGGTCAGCCCAGCAGTAG
- the mqnC gene encoding cyclic dehypoxanthinyl futalosine synthase: MTLRADPAEIANLLQHAADGGRLTPEQALLLYTDAPLHALGQAADAVRRRRYPDNVATYIIDRNINYTNVCLTACKFCAFYRAPGHGEGWTHTDSEILRRCAEAVDLGATQIMLQGGHSPELGIEFYERIFAAIKRDHPSLTLHSLGASEVVHIGKVSGLEHAEVIARLHAAGLDSFAGAGAEILVKRPRTVIAPLKESGETWLSVMETAHNLGVQSTATFMMGTGETNAERIEHLRMVRDVQDRTGGFRSFIPWTYQPENNHLKGRTQATSLEYLRMIALARLFFDNIAHLQGSWLTTGKDIGQLTLHFGADDLGSVMLEENVVSSAGARHRSNRTELIELIRSAGRIPAQRDTLYNHLLVHTDPADDPVDDRVHSHFASTALKLLPVTAAG; the protein is encoded by the coding sequence GTGACCCTGCGCGCTGACCCTGCCGAGATCGCGAACCTGCTGCAGCATGCCGCCGACGGCGGCCGGCTGACTCCTGAGCAGGCGCTGCTGCTCTACACCGACGCCCCGCTGCACGCGCTCGGCCAAGCCGCGGACGCCGTCCGTCGCAGGCGCTACCCCGACAACGTGGCGACCTACATCATCGACCGCAACATCAACTACACCAACGTCTGCCTGACCGCCTGCAAGTTCTGCGCCTTCTACCGCGCCCCCGGGCACGGCGAGGGCTGGACGCACACCGACTCCGAGATCCTGCGCCGCTGCGCCGAGGCCGTCGATCTCGGCGCGACCCAGATCATGCTGCAGGGCGGCCATTCCCCAGAGCTCGGCATCGAGTTCTACGAGCGGATCTTCGCCGCCATCAAGCGGGACCACCCGTCGCTGACCCTGCACTCGCTCGGCGCCTCCGAAGTGGTGCACATCGGCAAGGTCTCCGGGCTCGAGCACGCCGAGGTGATCGCCCGGCTGCACGCCGCCGGCCTGGACTCCTTCGCCGGCGCGGGCGCTGAGATCCTGGTCAAGCGGCCGCGCACCGTGATCGCGCCGCTCAAGGAGTCCGGCGAGACGTGGCTCTCGGTCATGGAGACCGCGCACAACCTCGGGGTGCAGTCCACCGCCACCTTCATGATGGGCACCGGTGAGACCAACGCCGAGCGGATCGAGCACCTGCGGATGGTGCGCGACGTGCAGGATCGCACCGGTGGCTTCCGCTCGTTCATCCCGTGGACCTACCAGCCTGAGAACAACCACCTCAAGGGCCGCACCCAGGCCACGTCGCTTGAGTACCTGCGGATGATCGCGCTGGCCCGGCTGTTCTTCGACAACATCGCCCACCTGCAGGGCTCGTGGCTGACCACCGGCAAGGACATCGGCCAGCTGACCCTGCACTTCGGCGCCGATGACCTCGGCTCGGTGATGCTGGAGGAGAACGTGGTGTCCTCGGCCGGGGCCAGGCACCGGTCCAACCGCACCGAGCTGATCGAGCTGATCCGCTCGGCCGGCCGGATCCCGGCCCAGCGCGACACGCTCTACAACCACCTGCTGGTGCACACCGACCCGGCCGATGACCCGGTGGATGACCGGGTGCACTCGCATTTCGCCTCCACCGCGCTGAAGCTGCTGCCGGTCACCGCGGCCGGCTGA
- a CDS encoding UbiX family flavin prenyltransferase, with the protein MTDSSERTPWIVGVSGASGTPYAKAVITALLQAGDPVDLIVSRAARLTILDETGIAFRDNHWAQDAASWLGPDADGGFAGDLRYWTATDLSAGPASGSYPARGMVVAPASTAAVAGIALGLSKDLLQRAADVTLKERRPLVMVPRETPYTRATLTHLIELYDAGAVVLPASPAFYAGAHSVQQLVDFVAAKVLDVLGVQHSLITRWTGQLGAGRAAESGPASTTA; encoded by the coding sequence GTGACTGACAGCTCCGAGCGGACGCCCTGGATCGTCGGGGTGTCCGGAGCCTCGGGCACCCCGTATGCCAAGGCGGTCATCACCGCGCTGCTGCAGGCCGGGGACCCGGTGGACCTGATCGTCTCGCGGGCTGCCCGGCTGACCATCCTGGACGAGACCGGCATCGCCTTTCGCGACAACCACTGGGCGCAGGATGCGGCGTCCTGGCTCGGCCCGGACGCTGACGGCGGGTTCGCCGGCGATCTGCGGTACTGGACGGCGACCGACCTCAGCGCCGGGCCGGCCAGCGGCTCGTACCCGGCCCGGGGCATGGTGGTGGCGCCGGCGTCGACCGCGGCGGTGGCCGGAATCGCCCTGGGACTGTCCAAGGACCTGCTGCAGCGGGCCGCCGACGTCACCTTGAAGGAGCGCCGGCCGCTGGTGATGGTGCCCCGCGAGACGCCCTACACCCGGGCCACCCTGACCCACCTGATCGAGCTCTACGACGCCGGCGCGGTGGTGCTGCCGGCCAGCCCTGCCTTCTACGCCGGCGCGCACTCGGTGCAGCAGCTGGTCGACTTCGTGGCGGCCAAGGTGCTCGACGTGCTCGGCGTCCAGCATTCACTGATCACCCGGTGGACCGGTCAGCTCGGCGCCGGTCGAGCGGCCGAATCGGGCCCCGCGAGCACGACGGCCTGA
- the mqnE gene encoding aminofutalosine synthase MqnE, with product MAWNEARKAELTEKIAQGERLTRQDGEDLYDCDDLAWLGAQAHSVRTRKNGDVVFFNVNRHLNLTNVCRASCAYCSFERKPGAKDAYTMRVEEAVSLALAMKDDGLTELHIVNGLHPTLPWKYYPRVLRELKAALPGVALKAFTATEVHYFEELSGLSAGDVLDELIDAGLESLTGGGAEIFDWEVRKQVVDHNTHWEDWSRIHRLAHQKGLKTPATMLYGHIEEPRHRVDHVLRLRELQDETGGFQVFIPLRFHNDNNRLSHLKMAAPTDVLKTFAVSRLMLDNFGHVKVFWVMHGLSTSQLALNYGADDMDGSVVEYKITHDADGFGTPDKLTRENLLELIRDAGFQPKERNTRYEVIREYDPPTALAQRRAEPQTVWA from the coding sequence ATGGCATGGAACGAGGCGCGCAAGGCCGAGCTGACCGAGAAGATCGCCCAGGGTGAGCGGTTGACCCGCCAGGACGGCGAAGACCTCTACGACTGCGACGACCTGGCCTGGCTGGGCGCTCAGGCGCACAGCGTGCGCACCAGGAAGAACGGCGACGTGGTGTTCTTCAACGTCAACCGCCACCTCAACCTGACCAACGTCTGCCGGGCCTCCTGCGCCTACTGCTCCTTCGAGCGCAAGCCCGGCGCCAAGGACGCCTACACCATGCGGGTCGAAGAGGCCGTCTCGCTGGCGCTGGCCATGAAGGACGACGGCCTGACCGAGCTGCACATCGTCAACGGCCTGCACCCGACGCTGCCGTGGAAGTACTACCCGCGGGTGCTCCGGGAGCTCAAGGCCGCGCTGCCCGGCGTCGCGCTCAAGGCGTTCACCGCCACCGAGGTGCACTACTTCGAGGAGCTCTCGGGCCTGTCGGCCGGCGACGTCCTCGACGAGCTGATCGACGCCGGCCTGGAGTCGCTGACCGGCGGCGGCGCGGAGATCTTCGACTGGGAGGTCCGCAAGCAGGTCGTGGACCACAACACCCACTGGGAGGACTGGTCGCGCATCCACCGGCTGGCCCACCAGAAGGGGCTCAAGACGCCGGCCACCATGCTGTACGGCCACATCGAGGAGCCTCGGCACCGGGTCGACCACGTGCTGCGGCTGCGCGAGCTGCAGGACGAGACCGGCGGCTTTCAGGTGTTCATCCCGCTGCGGTTCCACAACGACAACAACCGGCTCTCGCACCTGAAGATGGCCGCCCCGACCGACGTCCTCAAGACCTTCGCGGTGTCACGGCTGATGCTGGACAACTTCGGTCACGTCAAGGTGTTCTGGGTGATGCACGGCCTGTCCACCTCGCAGCTGGCCCTGAACTACGGCGCCGACGACATGGACGGCTCGGTGGTCGAGTACAAGATCACCCATGACGCCGACGGCTTCGGCACGCCCGACAAGCTGACCAGGGAGAACCTGCTGGAGCTGATTCGCGACGCCGGTTTCCAGCCGAAGGAGCGCAACACCCGCTACGAGGTGATCCGCGAGTACGACCCGCCGACGGCGCTGGCCCAGCGCCGGGCCGAACCGCAGACCGTCTGGGCATGA
- a CDS encoding GNAT family N-acetyltransferase, translating to MTAAELRAAYHQQVRGVLPARRPESMRVDRDGPLLRVTGGKHYGWVDYRDLAGLTGPALDELIERTCQFYASHGEAFEWKTHSYDEPADLPDRLRSAGFVAGEAETVVIGPAEQLTEEPELPTDVRIRRVSDQGDFDRIGALQTEIWNSDWRWLADDLAERQAADPDDLAIFVAEAGPRLVSAAWLIRSPGTDFATLWGGATLADWRGKGIYRALVARRAQYATQVGNRYLQVDASADSAPILQRLGFVAVATTTPYLWTPAKGQGSARLP from the coding sequence ATGACCGCAGCCGAGCTTCGCGCCGCCTACCACCAGCAGGTCCGGGGCGTGCTGCCCGCCAGGCGGCCCGAGAGCATGCGGGTGGATCGGGACGGGCCGCTGCTGCGGGTCACCGGCGGCAAGCATTACGGGTGGGTGGACTACCGCGACCTGGCAGGCCTGACCGGGCCGGCACTCGACGAGCTGATCGAGCGGACCTGCCAGTTCTACGCCAGCCACGGTGAGGCCTTCGAGTGGAAGACCCATTCCTACGACGAGCCGGCCGACCTGCCCGACCGGCTGCGGTCGGCCGGTTTCGTGGCCGGCGAGGCTGAGACGGTGGTGATCGGGCCGGCCGAGCAGTTGACCGAGGAGCCTGAGCTGCCCACGGACGTGCGGATCCGCCGGGTCAGCGACCAGGGGGACTTCGACCGCATCGGGGCGCTGCAGACCGAGATCTGGAACTCCGACTGGCGCTGGCTGGCCGACGATCTCGCCGAGCGGCAGGCGGCTGACCCTGACGACCTCGCCATCTTCGTGGCCGAGGCCGGTCCGCGGCTGGTCAGCGCGGCCTGGCTCATCCGCAGCCCCGGGACCGACTTCGCCACCCTGTGGGGCGGCGCGACGCTGGCGGACTGGCGGGGCAAGGGCATCTACCGGGCGCTGGTCGCGCGCCGGGCCCAGTACGCCACCCAGGTGGGCAACCGCTACCTGCAGGTGGACGCCTCCGCCGACAGCGCGCCGATCCTGCAGCGCCTCGGCTTTGTGGCAGTGGCCACCACCACGCCTTACCTGTGGACGCCAGCCAAGGGCCAGGGCTCGGCCCGTCTACCCTGA
- a CDS encoding RNA polymerase sigma factor: MKDGRTAGFNDLVLPHWDVLVRVAGRLAPPGSRDDVLQDALALAWRRRASYDPARGSARAWLLVITAEQARRHWRRRRVWHPLADEFSVAPPDSAVRADVEAAISGLPRRQRLAVQLRYYADLEVDDIAAVMRCSPGTVKSTLHDARGALRSRLGEDYR; this comes from the coding sequence GTGAAAGACGGACGGACGGCTGGCTTCAACGACCTCGTCCTCCCGCACTGGGACGTGCTGGTCCGGGTGGCGGGCCGGCTGGCCCCGCCCGGGAGCCGGGACGACGTCCTGCAGGACGCCCTGGCACTGGCGTGGCGGCGGCGGGCCAGCTACGACCCGGCCCGTGGGAGTGCCCGCGCGTGGCTGCTGGTGATCACGGCCGAGCAGGCTCGCAGACACTGGCGCCGGCGCCGCGTCTGGCATCCGCTTGCCGACGAGTTCAGCGTCGCACCGCCTGATTCGGCCGTTCGGGCCGACGTCGAGGCCGCCATCTCCGGCCTGCCCCGGCGTCAGCGGTTGGCCGTTCAGCTTCGCTACTACGCCGACTTGGAAGTGGACGACATCGCGGCGGTGATGCGCTGCTCGCCCGGAACTGTCAAATCGACCCTGCACGACGCGCGAGGCGCCCTGCGATCCCGACTGGGGGAGGACTACCGATGA
- a CDS encoding type II toxin-antitoxin system VapC family toxin: protein MIYADTSALAKLVIAEAETPALREWISRQDARLVTNVIGVVELRRLTARISRQALDTATLLLGRIDRIALTPAALALAGQLPPPEVRTLDAVHIASAAELLELQAVLTYDRRMADAAIGYGLPVESPR from the coding sequence TTGATCTACGCCGACACCTCGGCGCTGGCCAAGTTGGTGATCGCCGAGGCCGAGACGCCGGCCCTGCGCGAGTGGATCTCACGGCAGGACGCGCGGCTGGTGACCAACGTGATCGGCGTGGTGGAGCTGCGGCGGCTGACGGCCCGGATAAGCCGGCAGGCACTGGACACGGCCACGCTGCTGCTCGGGCGCATCGACCGAATTGCTCTCACCCCGGCAGCCTTGGCCCTGGCCGGCCAGCTGCCGCCGCCTGAGGTGCGCACTCTGGACGCGGTGCACATCGCCTCAGCCGCCGAGCTGCTCGAACTGCAGGCAGTCCTCACCTATGACCGCCGGATGGCCGACGCGGCGATCGGCTACGGGTTACCGGTGGAGTCACCGCGGTAG
- a CDS encoding demethylmenaquinone methyltransferase — translation MTRATLAKEPHDVARMFDGVAKRYDLTNTVLSFAQDRRWRRRTRDALGLRPGERVLDVAAGTGVSTAELARSGAQAVASDFSLGMLRAGVNRPGRRGLPFVAADALRLPFADGVFDAVTISFGLRNIADVSGALSEFARVTRPGGRLVVAEFSTPVIPGFRQLYLNYLMRALPWVARKVSSNPEAYVYLAESIRSWPDQRRLAAVLTEAGWDSVRYRNLTGGIVALHWAERPAG, via the coding sequence ATGACGCGCGCAACTCTGGCAAAAGAACCCCACGACGTCGCCAGGATGTTCGACGGCGTGGCCAAACGCTATGACCTGACCAACACGGTGCTCTCCTTCGCCCAGGACCGGCGCTGGCGTCGCCGCACCCGTGACGCCCTGGGGCTGCGGCCGGGGGAGCGGGTGCTCGACGTCGCGGCCGGCACCGGGGTGTCTACGGCCGAGCTGGCCCGCTCGGGCGCCCAGGCGGTGGCCAGTGACTTCTCGCTGGGAATGCTGCGGGCCGGCGTCAACCGGCCGGGCAGGCGGGGACTGCCGTTCGTGGCCGCCGACGCGTTGCGCCTGCCATTCGCCGACGGGGTCTTCGACGCGGTCACCATCTCGTTCGGCCTGCGCAACATCGCCGACGTCTCCGGCGCGCTGAGCGAGTTCGCCCGGGTCACCAGACCGGGTGGCCGACTGGTCGTGGCCGAGTTCTCCACTCCGGTGATCCCGGGGTTCCGCCAGCTGTATCTGAACTACCTGATGCGGGCGCTGCCCTGGGTGGCCCGCAAGGTGTCCAGCAATCCCGAGGCCTACGTCTACCTCGCCGAGTCGATCCGCAGCTGGCCCGACCAGCGCCGGCTGGCAGCGGTGTTGACCGAGGCCGGGTGGGACAGCGTGCGCTACCGCAACCTGACCGGCGGCATCGTGGCGCTGCACTGGGCCGAGCGTCCAGCCGGCTAG
- a CDS encoding inositol monophosphatase family protein has protein sequence MTDDLELAAELVRDAGRLAARMLRQGLDTHHKSSVSDVVSDADHAAEELVVARLRAARPDDGLVGEEGANHPATEGRTWYIDPVDGTYNFLSGLPYWCSALALAGAGNGAGPPVLGAVYHPSADELWLGGVDEPTSCNGTPVRRLADTPLSQLSLATYLHPQTMPDEGAREPLLAVLRGAATVRMLGSGSLELAAVAGGRLGLWAQLDTLDWDWLPGAALVSAAGGATEVLSHRGHRWHLAGNRQAVDEARALLLG, from the coding sequence GTGACCGATGACCTTGAGCTGGCCGCCGAACTGGTTCGCGACGCCGGCCGGCTGGCGGCCCGGATGCTGCGTCAGGGTCTGGACACCCACCACAAGAGCTCGGTGTCAGACGTCGTGTCCGACGCCGACCACGCCGCCGAGGAGCTGGTGGTGGCCAGGTTGCGGGCGGCCCGGCCCGATGACGGCCTGGTCGGTGAAGAGGGCGCCAACCATCCGGCGACCGAAGGCCGAACCTGGTACATCGACCCGGTGGACGGCACCTACAACTTCCTGTCCGGGTTGCCCTACTGGTGTTCGGCGCTCGCCCTGGCGGGCGCCGGGAACGGCGCGGGCCCGCCGGTGCTGGGCGCGGTCTACCACCCATCCGCTGACGAGCTGTGGCTGGGCGGGGTGGACGAGCCGACCAGCTGCAACGGCACGCCGGTGCGTCGACTGGCCGACACCCCGCTGTCACAGCTGTCGCTGGCCACGTACCTGCATCCGCAGACGATGCCCGACGAAGGCGCCCGTGAGCCGTTGCTCGCGGTGCTGCGCGGCGCCGCGACGGTCCGGATGCTCGGCTCGGGATCGCTGGAGCTGGCCGCGGTGGCCGGCGGCCGGCTGGGCCTGTGGGCGCAGCTGGACACCCTGGACTGGGACTGGCTGCCGGGTGCCGCGCTGGTGAGCGCCGCCGGGGGCGCGACCGAGGTGCTGAGCCATCGCGGGCACCGTTGGCACCTGGCGGGCAACCGGCAGGCCGTCGACGAGGCGCGTGCGCTACTGCTGGGCTGA
- a CDS encoding alpha/beta hydrolase, producing MTEPTMDPELANWLAATPVEADDEASIEETRAVAGRAHTLAQQHLNPALIPASETDQVIDSPHGPLPIRVLRPAGTEAKPTVVYFHGGGWITGSIDTHLGHARRICTQADMVVVSVGYRLAPENPFPAAFDDAVLATEWAAQRTEQLGGEAGTLILAGDSAGAQLAASVAIARRDAGQPVSAQLLLYPVTDVAGRYTDPEVNAHYMSRRTTGSNFGLTLQGMVNFATKYVDEQSSTDWRVSPMRAPDLTGVAPAVIHTATLDVLRTEGNFYGDALRKAGVRVISREWPTLNHSYFGFGGVSAVADSAAAQAAEDLRQLLAGGSD from the coding sequence GTGACAGAACCCACCATGGACCCCGAACTCGCGAACTGGCTTGCCGCGACGCCGGTGGAGGCCGACGACGAGGCCAGCATCGAAGAGACCCGGGCGGTCGCGGGTCGAGCCCACACGCTGGCTCAGCAACACCTGAACCCGGCGCTGATCCCGGCCTCGGAGACCGATCAGGTGATCGACAGCCCGCACGGCCCGCTGCCGATCCGGGTGCTGCGTCCGGCCGGGACCGAGGCCAAGCCGACGGTCGTCTACTTCCACGGCGGCGGGTGGATCACCGGCAGCATCGACACCCACCTCGGTCATGCCCGCCGGATCTGCACCCAGGCCGACATGGTGGTGGTGTCGGTCGGCTACCGGCTGGCGCCGGAGAACCCGTTTCCGGCCGCTTTCGACGACGCCGTGCTGGCCACCGAGTGGGCCGCCCAGCGCACCGAGCAGCTCGGCGGCGAGGCCGGCACGCTGATCCTGGCCGGTGACAGCGCCGGCGCCCAGCTGGCGGCCTCGGTGGCGATCGCGCGCCGCGACGCCGGCCAGCCGGTGTCGGCCCAGCTGCTGCTGTACCCGGTCACCGACGTCGCCGGCCGGTACACCGACCCCGAGGTCAACGCCCATTACATGTCGCGGCGCACCACCGGCAGCAACTTCGGGCTGACCCTGCAGGGCATGGTCAACTTCGCCACCAAGTACGTCGACGAGCAGTCCTCCACCGACTGGCGGGTCTCGCCGATGCGCGCGCCCGATCTCACCGGTGTGGCGCCGGCCGTGATCCACACCGCCACGCTGGACGTCCTGCGCACCGAGGGGAACTTCTACGGCGACGCGCTGCGCAAGGCCGGCGTGCGGGTGATCAGCCGGGAGTGGCCGACCTTGAACCACTCCTATTTCGGCTTCGGCGGGGTCTCGGCGGTGGCCGACAGCGCGGCGGCCCAGGCGGCTGAGGACCTGCGGCAACTGCTGGCCGGGGGGTCGGACTAG
- a CDS encoding Lrp/AsnC family transcriptional regulator has translation MDAVDRAILDALRANARATYAELAREVGLSAPAVHERVSKLEAQNVITGYHAAVAPESIGYSMSALVGIFLSDTADEDLVADQLADLAAVEDCWFVAGEESFVVKVRVPDVGGLEIAIRALSKIRGVARTRSTVVLSTRFEGRVQSAGRPHA, from the coding sequence ATGGACGCCGTCGACCGCGCGATTCTGGACGCCCTGCGGGCCAACGCCCGCGCGACCTACGCCGAGCTTGCCCGGGAGGTGGGGCTGTCCGCGCCGGCCGTGCACGAACGGGTCAGCAAGCTCGAAGCCCAGAACGTGATCACCGGCTATCACGCGGCGGTGGCGCCGGAGTCGATCGGTTACTCGATGAGCGCGCTGGTCGGGATCTTCCTGTCCGACACCGCCGATGAGGATCTGGTGGCCGATCAGCTGGCCGACCTGGCCGCGGTCGAGGACTGCTGGTTCGTCGCGGGCGAGGAGTCTTTCGTGGTGAAGGTCCGGGTGCCCGACGTCGGAGGCCTGGAGATCGCCATCCGGGCGCTGTCCAAGATCCGCGGGGTCGCCCGAACCCGATCGACGGTGGTGCTCTCGACCAGGTTCGAGGGACGGGTCCAGTCAGCCGGACGCCCGCACGCCTGA